From the Gymnogyps californianus isolate 813 chromosome 2, ASM1813914v2, whole genome shotgun sequence genome, one window contains:
- the LOC127013806 gene encoding myosin regulatory light chain 2, smooth muscle minor isoform, with translation MSSKRAKTKTTKKRPQRATSNVFAMFDQSQIQEFKEAFNMIDQNRDGFIDKEDLHDMLASLGKNPTDEYLDAMMNEAPGPINFTMFLTMFGEKLNGTDPEDVIRNAFACFDEEATGFIQEDYLRELLTTMGDRFTDEEVDELYREAPIDKKGNFNYIEFTRILKHGAKDKDD, from the exons ATGTCCAGCAAAAGAGCAAAGACGAAGACCACCAAGAAGCGCCCTCAGCGTGCCACTTCCAATGTATTTGCAATGTTTGATCAGTCGCAGATTCAGGAATTCAAGGAGGCCTTCAACATGATCGACCAGAACAGGGATGGCTTCATTGACAAAGAGGACTTGCACGACATGCTCGCCTCCCTTG GGAAGAATCCAACGGATGAATACCTAGATGCCATGATGAATGAGGCTCCAGGCCCCATAAACTTCACTATGTTCCTCACAATGTTTGGTGAGAAGTTAAATGGCACAGACCCAGAAGATGTAATCAGGAatgcttttgcttgctttgatGAAGAAGCAACAG GGTTCATCCAGGAGGACTACCTGCGAGAGCTGCTGACGACAATGGGAGACAGGTTCACAGATGAAGAGGTAGATGAGCTGTACAGAGAGGCACCCATCGACAAAAAGGGGAATTTCAACTACATTGAATTCACGCGCATCCTGAAACACGGAGCAAAAGACAAGGATGACTGA
- the LOC127013805 gene encoding myosin regulatory light chain 2, smooth muscle minor isoform-like isoform X1 — MSSKKAKTKTTKKRPQRATSNVFAMFDQSQIQEFKEAFNMIDQNRDGFIDKEDLHDMLASLGKNPTDEYLDAMMNEAPGPINFTMFLTMFGEKLNGTDPEDVIRNAFACFDEEATGFIQEDYLRELLTTMGDRFTDEEVDELYREAPIDKKGNFNYIEFTRILKHGAKDKDD; from the exons ATGTCTAGCAAAAAGGCAAAGACGAAGACCACCAAGAAGCGCCCTCAGCGTGCCACTTCCAATGTATTTGCAATGTTTGATCAGTCGCAGATTCAGGAATTCAAGGAGGCCTTCAACATGATCGACCAGAACAGGGATGGCTTCATTGACAAAGAGGACTTGCACGACATGCTCGCCTCCCTTG GGAAGAATCCAACGGATGAATACCTAGATGCCATGATGAATGAGGCTCCAGGCCCCATAAACTTCACTATGTTCCTCACAATGTTTGGTGAGAAGTTAAATGGCACAGACCCAGAAGATGTAATCAGGAatgcttttgcttgctttgatGAAGAAGCAACAG GGTTCATCCAGGAGGACTACCTGCGAGAGCTGCTGACGACAATGGGAGACAGGTTCACAGATGAAGAGGTAGATGAGCTGTACAGAGAGGCACCCATCGACAAAAAGGGGAATTTCAACTACATTGAATTCACGCGCATCCTGAAACACGGAGCAAAAGACAAGGATGACTGA
- the LOC127013805 gene encoding myosin regulatory light chain 2, smooth muscle minor isoform-like isoform X2, producing the protein MSSKKAKTKTTKKRPQRATSNVFAMFDQSQIQEFKEAFNMIDQNRDGFIDKEDLHDMLASLGNVTSNPTDEYLDAMMNEAPGPINFTMFLTMFGEKLNGTDPEDVIRNAFACFDEEATGFIQEDYLRELLTTMGDRFTDEEVDELYREAPIDKKGNFNYIEFTRILKHGAKDKDD; encoded by the exons ATGTCTAGCAAAAAGGCAAAGACGAAGACCACCAAGAAGCGCCCTCAGCGTGCCACTTCCAATGTATTTGCAATGTTTGATCAGTCGCAGATTCAGGAATTCAAGGAGGCCTTCAACATGATCGACCAGAACAGGGATGGCTTCATTGACAAAGAGGACTTGCACGACATGCTCGCCTCCCTTGGTAATGTCACTTCT AATCCAACGGATGAATACCTAGATGCCATGATGAATGAGGCTCCAGGCCCCATAAACTTCACTATGTTCCTCACAATGTTTGGTGAGAAGTTAAATGGCACAGACCCAGAAGATGTAATCAGGAatgcttttgcttgctttgatGAAGAAGCAACAG GGTTCATCCAGGAGGACTACCTGCGAGAGCTGCTGACGACAATGGGAGACAGGTTCACAGATGAAGAGGTAGATGAGCTGTACAGAGAGGCACCCATCGACAAAAAGGGGAATTTCAACTACATTGAATTCACGCGCATCCTGAAACACGGAGCAAAAGACAAGGATGACTGA